The following coding sequences lie in one Metopolophium dirhodum isolate CAU chromosome 5, ASM1992520v1, whole genome shotgun sequence genomic window:
- the LOC132944459 gene encoding histone-lysine N-methyltransferase SETD1B-A-like isoform X2: MESYRKYGSRHHDSSHHNRHHRHRHRHHHYRYDQEEYESHRVHQRHHNNRSSDEDGEYEYNRIPSTRVEKPPSPMYHQPTRRPTTPPPPPTVSIIEKPKERNWKLLADPFLSKAVTKIYRYDGGLDPSLPVLPNDDPRKTFKTITLPIELPVPKFKLDRNYIGQRPEVEVTFSNLNDNIDKVFLTDLVVKFGKIELLQIFYHPVTKKHLGLAKIIFEEASSARYCVQKLNDTSVMGKVVSVFLDPFASECKVIFDKMTEEKPKPLSEVPKGIPLPISNRDRRSVKTCKSQEESSVKPQLEEKSSLPPKTDNYKNYSYDYTTPSPAVSDLPSEQSFSSGYNSIAGTPAYNGTHPYSFNRFPCSVPPGPNNYWWGESSHIPPPLHSAPEPIPVPTPASTSKLDSEAQSKLDLDTRIEMMLSGMSSQGASIEPAFLSIVKKDPDEVSFNIVEDTIDDDISLNLQPPPGDNDNQSDLDEEKVSHDEETLPPLSNPPSPFLSKDVYIKCFETAAEQLKITKEKEKLEAKSFLNNTIRNVINKNMHDSLHSDISSSDDEFMLGSSFKGNTPDDAMSLSSLSSRDEKIVENDPNIPPQYPPLPNYPPQGYYYPSQINNHYGYQYFPYPPNYPYGPPLPRAEFYEPELSRDRHENENFPADLKKNLMNAVLYELRIIIKLDLMKKMGTAVAFNALDQWWEEAERQSKSTSMTNEEPKSAQPAPNLNSILEAGTEGLETLALSGLGLGFRAAIPKMPSFRRKKKEPSPKKTNEQQDYGSDQEEMVITSDNEAKDIDDDEVTRPTFAERKRLGRYLFDSDSNSSTSEPSVHSSSEEESSNDSSSNEGSSDEFIWKNKLKKLCKTMTMDDFDRVRELTPTGNETPVEMDTLPSSDEEGSFVKYKRDDKAVKRKIEDDHLDKEVEPKKRLLNGEETPSEVFSDNLYRVSKQVYSPPPISDWETEVNKNDKSKNVIIEPVIHEQKITEVFPKKLKQPLTVRDNNKIENTDQSIVQKHCDNKVKTKYYNKRDMVQEATVLFEFLTKGIDVEDINYLKQSYDSLLSNNTVPYWTNETHWVSHPVTAVPNQLPRKKKKDEWKVHDTGCGRTEGYYKVDSKQKANHKYHFGHTIAQLNRITELKRVKESTGKMLALSREARSNQRRLLTAFGATSDSDLLKFNVLKFRKKQLKFGKSAIHDWGLFAMESIAADEMVIEYVGQMVRPVVADLRERQYEATGIGSSYLFRIDLDTIIDATKCGNLARFINHSCNPNCYAKIIQIDGQKKIVIYSKQPIGVNEEITYDYKFPLEDNKIPCLCGTHCCRGTLN, translated from the exons ATGGAATCGTACCGTAAATATGGTTCGAGACATCATGACTCCAGTCACCACAACAGGCACCACAGACATCGACACCGCCACCATCACTATAGATATGATCAAGAAGAGTATGAATCGCATCGTGTTCACCAGCGACATCACAATAACAGAAGTAGTGATGAAGATGGTGAATATGAGTATAACAGAATTCCATCTACAAGAGTTGAGAAACCTCCTTCACCAATGTACCATCAACCTACTCGAAGGCCAACTACTCCACCGCCACCACCAACAGTATCGATTATTGAAAAGCCAAAAGAACGCAATTGGAAACTTTTGGCCGATCCATTTCTTAGTAAAGCGGTCACTAAAATATATCGCTACGATGGTGGTTTAGATCCCTCGTTACCTGTATTGCCCAATGACGATCCacgaaaaacatttaaaactattactTTGCCCATCGAATTGCCAGTACCTAAATTTAAG cttGACAGAAACTACATTGGCCAACGTCCTGAAGTCGAAGTaactttttctaatttaaaCGATAATATTGACAAAGTGTTTCTGACTGACTTG gtagtgaaatttggaaaaatagaATTGTTACAAATATTCTACCACCCAGTCACTAAAAAACATTTGGGTTTagccaaaattatttttgaagaggCATCATCAGCTAGATACTGTGTTCAAAAGTTAAATGATACATCTGTGATGGGAAAAGTTGTCAGTGTATTTTTGGACCCTtttg CTTCAGAATGTAAAGTAATATTTGATAAGATGACTGAAGAAAAACCAAAACCTCTGTCAGAAGTACCAAAAGGTATACCACTTCCTATTTCTAATCGAGATCGACGGTCAGTTAAAACGTGTAAATCTCAAGAAGAATCTTCTGTTAAACCTCAGTTGGAAGAGAAATCATCATTGCCACCCAAAACagataattacaaaaattatagttatgacTATACCACACCTTCTCCAGCCGTTAGTGACCTTCCATCAGAGCAAAGTTTTAGCAGTGGATATAACAGTATTGCTGGTACTCCTGCATACAATGGGACTCATCCCTATTcttttaatag atttccTTGCAGTGTTCCTCCAGGACCAAATAATTATTGGTGGGGAGAATCTAGTCATATACCTCCACCTTTACACTCAGCACCAGAACCAATACCAGTACCTACACCAGCATCAACCTCTAAGTTAGATTCTGAAGCACAATCAAAATTGGATTTAGATACAAGAATTGAAATGATGCTTAGTGGCATGTCTTCTCAAGGTGCTAGTATAGAACCTGCATTTTTATCTATTGTGAAAAAAGATCCTGATGAAGTTTCATTTAACATTGTGGAAGATACCATTGATGATGATATTAGTCTGAATCTTCAACCACCACCTGGGGATAATGACAATCAATCTGACTTAGATGAAGAAAAAGTTAGCCACGACGAAGAAACGTTACCTCCACTTTCTAATCCTCCGTCTCCTTTCTTGTCAAAAGATGTTTACATTAAGTGTTTTGAAACTGCAGctgaacaattaaaaattactaaagaaaAGGAGAAATTGGAAGCAAAAAGCTTCTTGAATAATACTATAAGAAATG ttattaataagaATATGCACGATTCTTTGCACAGTGATATCAGCTCTAGTGATGATGAATTCATGTTAGGGTCGAGTTTTAAAGGAAATACTCCTGATGATGCTATGAGTTTATCTAGTTTGTCATCCCGTGATGagaaaattgttgaaaatgatCCTAATATACCACCACAATATCCACCATTGCCAAATTATCCTCCTCAAGGATATTATTATCCATCACAAATTAACAATCATTATGGCTATCAATATTTTCCATATCCTCCTAATTATCCATATGGTCCTCCGTTACCTAGAGCTGAGTTTTATGAACCAGAACTATCACGTGATAGgcatgaaaatgaaaatttcccTGCAGATCTTAAAAA aaatttaatgAATGCAGTATTATATgagttaagaattattattaaacttgacCTTATGAAGAAAATGGGGACAGCTGTGGCTTTTAATGCTCTGGATCAGTGGTGGGAAGAAGCTGAAAGGCAgtcaaaa tctACTAGTATGACTAACGAAGAGCCTAAATCCGCACAACCAGCTCCTAACCTTAATAGTATCTTGGAAGCTGGTACAGAAGGCTTAGAAACGTTGGCTCTAAGTGGATTAGGTTTAGGATTCCGAGCAGCTATTCCTAAAATGCCGTCATTCCGT AGAAAAAAGAAGGAACCATCACCCAAGAAAACTAATGAACAACAAGATTACGGAAGTGATCAAGAAGAAATGGTTATAACTTCAGACAATGAAGCCAAAgat attGATGATGATGAAGTGACTAGACCTACATTTGCGGAACGAAAACGTTTGGGAAGATACTTATTTGACAGTGATAGTAATTCTTCTACTTCTGAACCGTCAGTTCATAGTTCTTCGGAAGAAGAATCTAGTAATGATAGCTCTAGTAATGAGGGTTCATCTGACGAATTCATctggaaaaataaattgaaaaaattatgtaaaactatGACAATGGATGATTTTGATAGGGTCAG AGAGCTCACCCCTACTGGAAACGAAACTCCTGTGGAAATGGATACTTTACCAAGTTCTGATGAAGAAGGATCATTTGTGAAGTATAAACGTGATGATAAAGCTGTGAAACGAAAGATTGAAGATGATCATTTAGACAAAGAAGTTGAACCTAAAAAACGTTTACTTAATGGAGAAGAAACCCCAAGTGAAGTATTTTCAGATAATTTGTATCGTGTGTCAAAACAGGTATACAGCCCTCCTCCTATATCTGATTGGGAAACTGAAGTcaacaaaaatgataaatctAAGAATGTAATAATCGAACCAGTAATACATGAACAGAAAATAACAGaagtttttccaaaaaaattaaaacaacccTTAACTGTCagagataacaataaaatagaaaacacAGATCAGTCAATTGTACAAAAACATTGtgataataaagttaaaactaaatattacaaCAAACGAGATATGGTACAAGAAGCAACTGTATTATTTGAGTTCCTTACTAAGGGTATAGATGTGGAagatattaactatttaaaacaaagcTATGATTCATTGTTGTCCAATAATACTGTACCCTACTGGACGAATGAAACACATTGGGTCAGCCATCCAG tgACAGCAGTACCAAATCAGCTTCCACgcaaaaagaaaaaagatgAATGGAAAGTTCATGATACGGGATGTGGTAGAACTGAAGGTTATTATAAAGTGGACAGTAAACAAAAAGCCAACCATAAG tatcatTTTGGACACACAATTGCGCAATTAAACCGTATTACAGAGCTTAAACGTGTAAAAGAATCTACTGGTAAAATGTTAGCTCTTTCTCGTGAAGCTCGGAGTAACCAGAGAAGGTTATTAACAGCGTTTGGAGCCACGTCAGACAGTGATTTGCTCAAATTCAATGTGCTAAAATTCCGTAAGAAACAATTGAAATTTGGAAAGTCTGCTATACACGATTGGGGCTTGTTTGCTATGGAGTCTATTGCAGCTGATGAAATGGTTATTGAGTATGTAGGGCAAATGGTTCGCCCAGTAGTTGCTGATCTACGTGAAAGACAATATGAAGCTACTGGAATAGGTAGTTCGTATCTATTCAGAATAGATTTGGATACCATTATTGATGCTACCAAATGTGGTAATCTGGCAAGATTCATTAATCATAGTTGTAAT CCTAATTGCTATGCCAAGATAATTCAAATcgatggacaaaaaaaaatagtcatataTAGTAAACAGCCAATCGGAGTAAATGAGGAAATAACTTATGATTATAAATTCCCACTCGAAGATAACAAAATACCATGTCTTTGTGGTACCCATTGTTGCCGTGGAACGCTTAACTAG
- the LOC132944459 gene encoding histone-lysine N-methyltransferase SETD1B-A-like isoform X1: protein MRCNCALPVSNTNYVCVQKSYSNRQNKMESYRKYGSRHHDSSHHNRHHRHRHRHHHYRYDQEEYESHRVHQRHHNNRSSDEDGEYEYNRIPSTRVEKPPSPMYHQPTRRPTTPPPPPTVSIIEKPKERNWKLLADPFLSKAVTKIYRYDGGLDPSLPVLPNDDPRKTFKTITLPIELPVPKFKLDRNYIGQRPEVEVTFSNLNDNIDKVFLTDLVVKFGKIELLQIFYHPVTKKHLGLAKIIFEEASSARYCVQKLNDTSVMGKVVSVFLDPFASECKVIFDKMTEEKPKPLSEVPKGIPLPISNRDRRSVKTCKSQEESSVKPQLEEKSSLPPKTDNYKNYSYDYTTPSPAVSDLPSEQSFSSGYNSIAGTPAYNGTHPYSFNRFPCSVPPGPNNYWWGESSHIPPPLHSAPEPIPVPTPASTSKLDSEAQSKLDLDTRIEMMLSGMSSQGASIEPAFLSIVKKDPDEVSFNIVEDTIDDDISLNLQPPPGDNDNQSDLDEEKVSHDEETLPPLSNPPSPFLSKDVYIKCFETAAEQLKITKEKEKLEAKSFLNNTIRNVINKNMHDSLHSDISSSDDEFMLGSSFKGNTPDDAMSLSSLSSRDEKIVENDPNIPPQYPPLPNYPPQGYYYPSQINNHYGYQYFPYPPNYPYGPPLPRAEFYEPELSRDRHENENFPADLKKNLMNAVLYELRIIIKLDLMKKMGTAVAFNALDQWWEEAERQSKSTSMTNEEPKSAQPAPNLNSILEAGTEGLETLALSGLGLGFRAAIPKMPSFRRKKKEPSPKKTNEQQDYGSDQEEMVITSDNEAKDIDDDEVTRPTFAERKRLGRYLFDSDSNSSTSEPSVHSSSEEESSNDSSSNEGSSDEFIWKNKLKKLCKTMTMDDFDRVRELTPTGNETPVEMDTLPSSDEEGSFVKYKRDDKAVKRKIEDDHLDKEVEPKKRLLNGEETPSEVFSDNLYRVSKQVYSPPPISDWETEVNKNDKSKNVIIEPVIHEQKITEVFPKKLKQPLTVRDNNKIENTDQSIVQKHCDNKVKTKYYNKRDMVQEATVLFEFLTKGIDVEDINYLKQSYDSLLSNNTVPYWTNETHWVSHPVTAVPNQLPRKKKKDEWKVHDTGCGRTEGYYKVDSKQKANHKYHFGHTIAQLNRITELKRVKESTGKMLALSREARSNQRRLLTAFGATSDSDLLKFNVLKFRKKQLKFGKSAIHDWGLFAMESIAADEMVIEYVGQMVRPVVADLRERQYEATGIGSSYLFRIDLDTIIDATKCGNLARFINHSCNPNCYAKIIQIDGQKKIVIYSKQPIGVNEEITYDYKFPLEDNKIPCLCGTHCCRGTLN, encoded by the exons ATGCGATGTAACTGCGCTTTACCTGTTAGTAACACGAACTACGTTTGTGTTCAAAAATCATACAGTA atCGACAAAATAAGATGGAATCGTACCGTAAATATGGTTCGAGACATCATGACTCCAGTCACCACAACAGGCACCACAGACATCGACACCGCCACCATCACTATAGATATGATCAAGAAGAGTATGAATCGCATCGTGTTCACCAGCGACATCACAATAACAGAAGTAGTGATGAAGATGGTGAATATGAGTATAACAGAATTCCATCTACAAGAGTTGAGAAACCTCCTTCACCAATGTACCATCAACCTACTCGAAGGCCAACTACTCCACCGCCACCACCAACAGTATCGATTATTGAAAAGCCAAAAGAACGCAATTGGAAACTTTTGGCCGATCCATTTCTTAGTAAAGCGGTCACTAAAATATATCGCTACGATGGTGGTTTAGATCCCTCGTTACCTGTATTGCCCAATGACGATCCacgaaaaacatttaaaactattactTTGCCCATCGAATTGCCAGTACCTAAATTTAAG cttGACAGAAACTACATTGGCCAACGTCCTGAAGTCGAAGTaactttttctaatttaaaCGATAATATTGACAAAGTGTTTCTGACTGACTTG gtagtgaaatttggaaaaatagaATTGTTACAAATATTCTACCACCCAGTCACTAAAAAACATTTGGGTTTagccaaaattatttttgaagaggCATCATCAGCTAGATACTGTGTTCAAAAGTTAAATGATACATCTGTGATGGGAAAAGTTGTCAGTGTATTTTTGGACCCTtttg CTTCAGAATGTAAAGTAATATTTGATAAGATGACTGAAGAAAAACCAAAACCTCTGTCAGAAGTACCAAAAGGTATACCACTTCCTATTTCTAATCGAGATCGACGGTCAGTTAAAACGTGTAAATCTCAAGAAGAATCTTCTGTTAAACCTCAGTTGGAAGAGAAATCATCATTGCCACCCAAAACagataattacaaaaattatagttatgacTATACCACACCTTCTCCAGCCGTTAGTGACCTTCCATCAGAGCAAAGTTTTAGCAGTGGATATAACAGTATTGCTGGTACTCCTGCATACAATGGGACTCATCCCTATTcttttaatag atttccTTGCAGTGTTCCTCCAGGACCAAATAATTATTGGTGGGGAGAATCTAGTCATATACCTCCACCTTTACACTCAGCACCAGAACCAATACCAGTACCTACACCAGCATCAACCTCTAAGTTAGATTCTGAAGCACAATCAAAATTGGATTTAGATACAAGAATTGAAATGATGCTTAGTGGCATGTCTTCTCAAGGTGCTAGTATAGAACCTGCATTTTTATCTATTGTGAAAAAAGATCCTGATGAAGTTTCATTTAACATTGTGGAAGATACCATTGATGATGATATTAGTCTGAATCTTCAACCACCACCTGGGGATAATGACAATCAATCTGACTTAGATGAAGAAAAAGTTAGCCACGACGAAGAAACGTTACCTCCACTTTCTAATCCTCCGTCTCCTTTCTTGTCAAAAGATGTTTACATTAAGTGTTTTGAAACTGCAGctgaacaattaaaaattactaaagaaaAGGAGAAATTGGAAGCAAAAAGCTTCTTGAATAATACTATAAGAAATG ttattaataagaATATGCACGATTCTTTGCACAGTGATATCAGCTCTAGTGATGATGAATTCATGTTAGGGTCGAGTTTTAAAGGAAATACTCCTGATGATGCTATGAGTTTATCTAGTTTGTCATCCCGTGATGagaaaattgttgaaaatgatCCTAATATACCACCACAATATCCACCATTGCCAAATTATCCTCCTCAAGGATATTATTATCCATCACAAATTAACAATCATTATGGCTATCAATATTTTCCATATCCTCCTAATTATCCATATGGTCCTCCGTTACCTAGAGCTGAGTTTTATGAACCAGAACTATCACGTGATAGgcatgaaaatgaaaatttcccTGCAGATCTTAAAAA aaatttaatgAATGCAGTATTATATgagttaagaattattattaaacttgacCTTATGAAGAAAATGGGGACAGCTGTGGCTTTTAATGCTCTGGATCAGTGGTGGGAAGAAGCTGAAAGGCAgtcaaaa tctACTAGTATGACTAACGAAGAGCCTAAATCCGCACAACCAGCTCCTAACCTTAATAGTATCTTGGAAGCTGGTACAGAAGGCTTAGAAACGTTGGCTCTAAGTGGATTAGGTTTAGGATTCCGAGCAGCTATTCCTAAAATGCCGTCATTCCGT AGAAAAAAGAAGGAACCATCACCCAAGAAAACTAATGAACAACAAGATTACGGAAGTGATCAAGAAGAAATGGTTATAACTTCAGACAATGAAGCCAAAgat attGATGATGATGAAGTGACTAGACCTACATTTGCGGAACGAAAACGTTTGGGAAGATACTTATTTGACAGTGATAGTAATTCTTCTACTTCTGAACCGTCAGTTCATAGTTCTTCGGAAGAAGAATCTAGTAATGATAGCTCTAGTAATGAGGGTTCATCTGACGAATTCATctggaaaaataaattgaaaaaattatgtaaaactatGACAATGGATGATTTTGATAGGGTCAG AGAGCTCACCCCTACTGGAAACGAAACTCCTGTGGAAATGGATACTTTACCAAGTTCTGATGAAGAAGGATCATTTGTGAAGTATAAACGTGATGATAAAGCTGTGAAACGAAAGATTGAAGATGATCATTTAGACAAAGAAGTTGAACCTAAAAAACGTTTACTTAATGGAGAAGAAACCCCAAGTGAAGTATTTTCAGATAATTTGTATCGTGTGTCAAAACAGGTATACAGCCCTCCTCCTATATCTGATTGGGAAACTGAAGTcaacaaaaatgataaatctAAGAATGTAATAATCGAACCAGTAATACATGAACAGAAAATAACAGaagtttttccaaaaaaattaaaacaacccTTAACTGTCagagataacaataaaatagaaaacacAGATCAGTCAATTGTACAAAAACATTGtgataataaagttaaaactaaatattacaaCAAACGAGATATGGTACAAGAAGCAACTGTATTATTTGAGTTCCTTACTAAGGGTATAGATGTGGAagatattaactatttaaaacaaagcTATGATTCATTGTTGTCCAATAATACTGTACCCTACTGGACGAATGAAACACATTGGGTCAGCCATCCAG tgACAGCAGTACCAAATCAGCTTCCACgcaaaaagaaaaaagatgAATGGAAAGTTCATGATACGGGATGTGGTAGAACTGAAGGTTATTATAAAGTGGACAGTAAACAAAAAGCCAACCATAAG tatcatTTTGGACACACAATTGCGCAATTAAACCGTATTACAGAGCTTAAACGTGTAAAAGAATCTACTGGTAAAATGTTAGCTCTTTCTCGTGAAGCTCGGAGTAACCAGAGAAGGTTATTAACAGCGTTTGGAGCCACGTCAGACAGTGATTTGCTCAAATTCAATGTGCTAAAATTCCGTAAGAAACAATTGAAATTTGGAAAGTCTGCTATACACGATTGGGGCTTGTTTGCTATGGAGTCTATTGCAGCTGATGAAATGGTTATTGAGTATGTAGGGCAAATGGTTCGCCCAGTAGTTGCTGATCTACGTGAAAGACAATATGAAGCTACTGGAATAGGTAGTTCGTATCTATTCAGAATAGATTTGGATACCATTATTGATGCTACCAAATGTGGTAATCTGGCAAGATTCATTAATCATAGTTGTAAT CCTAATTGCTATGCCAAGATAATTCAAATcgatggacaaaaaaaaatagtcatataTAGTAAACAGCCAATCGGAGTAAATGAGGAAATAACTTATGATTATAAATTCCCACTCGAAGATAACAAAATACCATGTCTTTGTGGTACCCATTGTTGCCGTGGAACGCTTAACTAG